The following DNA comes from Sphingopyxis sp. BSN-002.
GAAATAGGTCATTATTTGATGCCGAGGCCCTGATAAACATGGTCTTTGTAATAGTATGGACCGGCGTCTCCGTTCTTTCTATGCGTGGCCGCGCTCGTCGGCCAGTGTTCTAACGCATAAGAGATTATCTTCTCGTTGAACGGCACATAGATGGCGAGAGCGTCGTAAAGCGCGGGCGGGCAGAATGCGTCACGTGACCGGCTGCCGTTGAGGTTTACAGCGACGATCGGGAGTTCGAGCCGGATCGCGGTTTCGATCTCCCATTCGACGAACTTTTTCAGCGCGTGTGTCTTCTCACCGATCAGAAGCACGAATGCCTTTGAATTGGCAAAGCGCTCACGCAGCTGACGCTTGATGCTCTCCTCCTTGCTACTGTCTCGAGCGGAATTAACGTCGTGCGCATTGTGAAACTCGAAATCAAACTTCTCATTTGCCGCCCATGCCGTCATGAGGCGGTAATAATGCATATCCTCGTCGCCATCGAAGGCGATGTAAGTCTTGTTCCGATAAGCCATGAGTTTCCCTCCTTCGGTCACTGCGTGGCGGCTCAATTGATCAGAATGAATTCTCGATCAGAGCCTTAGCCAACAGCTGACTTGACTGCCCCCGCGTGCGCAAACGGTCCACCTACCTCGACGGCTTGCGAGTAATAGTCTGGGTCGCTGTCTGACCTTTCCCGCCCCTGCCAGAAATCCAGACAGCGTCTCGGCTTGTCAATATTAAGCAGTCATTGAACCTGTGGTAGGTTCAGAATGGATCAAATTATTTCGCAATAAAGAATATTCTGCCTGCGGAGTTTGGCTAAGCTATCGAAGCGCGGAATCCGCAAAATGAGCGCGCTGAGGGGGGAATATGAAACTGAGTACGGCTTACGCGCGCTTCTACAAATCCTTTAACTTCGACCAGGTCAGGAAACTCAATGCCAAGGAGAAGCTGCCTTGGGATGAATTTCGCGGGCAAAATTTTCCCTATATCCGCGTACCCCTTGATCCCAAAATCACCACGATCGTCGGCGCCAATGAGTCCGGAAAAAGTCACCTGCTGGATGCGATCAAGAAGGCAATTACGGGGAAGGACATCAAGGATCGCGATCATTGTCGTTATTCGCCGTTCTTCGGGGTCGCCCAAGGTCAGCGTTGTCCACCGCACGTCGGGGTCGGCTGGGACAAGCTGTCAGATGACGAAGCCAAGGAGATAGCTGCCATCGTGGGTGCTTCCTTCGACCGCTTCGACCGCTTTCTGATGTTCCGAGAAGAGCCGGACATTCTGAAACTCTGGCTTCCGCATGGGAAAGAATGGGAATCTTTCGACCTCGGCGCCTCTGCGCAAGACAGGCTCGCTGCGATCTTGCCACAGCCATTTGAAATCAAGCCCGACGTCGCAATCCCGAATGCAATTCCCTTTGCGTATATCCTCGACGGCAGCGCGGCTTCACTCGCGGACGTCAGTCGCAATGCCGCGCGCCAACTCCTGGATTCGGTACCGGTCCTCCGCCGATTGGCGGCCGACCCCTCCCAAATCACGGCCAATGCGCAATCGCTCAACGAGCTTTTGCAGCCCGCACTTCAAAAATCAGTGGATGCCCTGACCGAAAATGAACTCGCTTCCTTGGACCTTGGTCGCAGGCTGCTCATCGAGCTGGGCAAGATCGATCCTGATCGGCTGAAAGATCTCGCAAGAGCGGTCGACGAAAGCGACGACGGCTATGCCAGCGGGCTGCTGCGCAAAGCAAACGAGCAACTCGATCGTCAGCTCAACCTTCAACGCTATTGGGTACAGGATCGCGACTTCGGCCTACGCGTGGTTATTCGGCACCGCGAGCTTGCATTCACGATCACAGACCGGACCGGTAGCGAATATATGTTCTCGGAGCGAAGCAGCGGCCTTCGGTACTTCCTGTCGTACCTCATTCAGGCTCAGGTAGACCGCCCCGTCGCTTCGCGGGAAACGATCCTCCTGATGGACGAGCCCGATACCTTCCTTTCAGCGGAGGCGCAGCAGGACCTGATGAGGGTGTTCCGTGATCTCGCCGATCCCGTTAAGGATCGAGAGCCGATCCAGGTCATCTACGTTACGCACTCTCCCTTTCTACTCGACAAGAACCATGGCGAGCGCATCCGCGTGCTGGAAAAAGGTACGATTAGCGACGGCACTCGCGTGGTGCCGACCGCCACGCAAAATCACTATGAACCACTGCGATCGGCGTTTGGTGCTTTCGTCGGCGAAACGGCCTTCGTCGGGGCAGTCAATGTCCTCGTCGAGGGTCCGTCGGATCAGATCATTCTGGCCGCCGCGGCGACTGCCATACGCAAATTGTCTCCGCTCATTGAAGAGGACTCGCTCGACCTCAACCGGATCGTGATCGTGCCGTCGGGTTCCGCAGGAGAAGTTCCGCACACACTCTTTCGTATCCGAGGGCAGGGCGCGGATAAGCCGCCCACGGTCATATTGCTCGACGCAGACGCAAAGGGCTTGGAAGTCAAGAAATTGCTTCTCACCGACGCGATGCTGAAGAACAATATTTCCAGCGAGCTCGTACTCGATCTGGCTTCAGTGGGCGGCGGCATCGACGGGTGGCCGGCGGTGTTGGAGATCGAGGATGTCGTACCCGCGGGTCTCGCTCACGCCGCGGTAGCGTCCTATGTCGAGGAGGTTATGAAGTTCAGGGAAGGGGTGCGACCTGAATTTTCGCTCGCGGCTATCCAAGCAGCGATCGGTAAAGGCGGCCCGCTGATCGACGCCATCAATGGCGTGGTTGCGAAGAGCGGCGGGAAAATCGAGAAGGTCGGATTTGCTCAAGCCATTGCGCGCATTCTCGAGCACGAGGCGCCGGCATCGCTCGCCGGCGACTTAACGCTCTTCCTCGACCGCATGCGTATCCTGTTTCGAGCGGTCAACAAGGCACGGCATCAAGCTGAGCGCGAAGCGGGGACGCGGCGGCTCGATACGCTTGTCGAACAGCGCGCCCGCCTTTTCAAAATGGATCATCCAACTCATGCCCGGCGCGAGGAATGCCGAATTCTGCTCGACGAAATTGAAGCCAATCTCAATTTGTCAGTTGAAGCCGATGCGATCCGCAATGACATATTGACGTTGCGGGGCCGGTTCGAGCTAGATCGCGAGCCAGCCGATCCCGTGGAACCCTATCAGGACTTTCTCGATGGCCTGGCTGCTCTCAAACATGCGTATCGGCGGCGGGCCGGGCAACCAGAAGCCGTGGATGCTCCCGCTCGCAAGGCGTCCGAGGCGACAAAGGTCATGCGGCCGACGAAGAAGCCCGGTCCCCGAAAGGCCAAGCCAGCATCGTCTAAGGACTAAAATTCCCAAAAAGATGCCGGGCTGGAATAGACGATTTCGAACTGCGTCTCGCTGATTTCAACAGCGAATCTGCAAAGCGTCCTAGCTTTCCTCGCCTGATTTGCCGTCGAGGACGGTGATTCCCGCATCCGGCTTGAATGCGTTCGGTCTTGCTTTGCGGGACGGATCATAGCCAAAAGCCGCGCAGTCGGCGCGCAGACTCTTGGCCGCCATGGCGGCGTGTCTGAGCATGGTTGAGGCGCCTCATGGCCTGCGGGTCGATCACGGCGACGCAATCTCTCACACCCGGTCGTGCGCAAGCATTTTTCCGCGATTGTCCGCTTCTCGAGATCTGCGCCCGAAAGCCGTCTGACCGTAACCGGCCATTCGCAGTCGTTTCGTTTGGATTTGCGTTGCCGGCGTCAAATCCCCTTTAGACACCCGATCCGACGAACTTGACTTAGTTTTGATAATTAGCTAAATAACGAATCATGTCTTCAGTCTTCAAAGCTCTTTCCGATCCAACACGTCGCCGCGTCCTGCAGCTTTTGCGTGCCGGGCCGATGAGCGCGGGCGAGCTAAGTGATCAGTTCGACGTCTCCAAGCCCACGATGTCTGCGCATTTCCTTGTGCTGAAGGAAGCCGATCTTATCCACGCCGAGAAGGCTGGCAAGTCGATCATCTATCATCTGAAGCTCTCCGTGCTTGAGGAAGCACTGCTCGGCTTCGTCCATTCATTCGGTCTTGGCGCGGATGCTCCGGCGCCGTCCCCCCTGGCCACCAAGGAGACTTTGGGATGAACAGTGAAATCAAGGTGAGCCTTGCATGGGCCGGAGCCATCATCGGACTGTCGCTGGGCGCAACGGCACTGTTGACCCTCGGCTATATCGGCGACGATACCGCGACGCGCGTCATCGGAATCAACGGCCTTATGGTCGCTTGGTACGGCAATCGCATGCCCAAGGCGCTTGCCCCGAACAGCGTCGCGCGGCGCATTCAACGGGTCGGCGGCTGGTCCTTCGTGTTGAGCGGGATCGTCTATGCAGGTCTTTGGATCTTCGCTCCGATCGACTTGGCGGTATTTGTCGGATGCGGCGCCGTGCTTGCCGGGATGGCGGTCACATTTGCCTATGGCGCGGCGCTGCGGAAAAAAGCCAGAACGACATGAAAGTGTGCGACAACCGCGCCGGCCGATGCTCGCAATTGATGACGAGCGTGCGGAACAGGCGCCGCACCCGCCCCCGCGATATCATGTTCGGCAATACAACTGCCGATGTCTGCGATTGATCGATTTACGGCGCTCATTCGAGATCCTAGCGAATGTCGGCTTCTCTTAATTCTCGACTAAAAGCCGCCTGACCGAAACCGGCCATTTCCGACATTCCAGCCAGATTGGCCGTGAATGGCAGATACGGGGTGGAAGCGGACGTTAAGTTTTCGAACTTAGACCGATTTTCTTCTCCAAGAGGAGCGGAACAATATGCACCGCATTCATGTTGATATATCCGTCGTGGGTATCGGCACGGCATATGGCCGGGTGTCGGGCGCCATAGATGTCGGGACCATTCCACAAATTGGCGATCAATTGTCGTTTCTCAGCCCAAAACACGGCGAGTTGCCTGCCGAGATTGGCGAAATACCCTATCTTTTGCGCGTCACCGACCGGATACTCGCGGCAAACGCCGACGATGAGGCCCTTCTCTCGCTAGAGGACATTGTCGCAGAAACTGACGCAACAGCACGAATTGTCATGGCGTTTTTTGAAGAATGTCACGGCCTGTTCGCGGAGCCTTACACCGAAAGCGCCTAATCATCGCGGGCGACAATGTCCGCAATCGGTCGTTTTCAGCCATAGCGCGGAATCTCCGCCCGGAAGGCAACAACGGGGTGGGAAGCGGACGCCTGTCCGCTTCAGAAGTTTCCTGCTTGAAGCCTGCCGAAACCGGCCACGGGCCGGCTGCAGCGACGATCAGATATCTTCGAAAAACTCGCGCGGGTGAACTTCCAACGACTTCGCCAGTCGTCCGAGCACCATCACCGAAGGGTTTTTCACCGCTCGCTCAATTCCTCCGACATACGTCAGATCGAGCTCGGAATCGTGCGCCAGCTGTTCCTGCGTAAGCTTCCGCTCAAGCCGAAGCCGTCTCAGGTTAGCGCCAACGATTTTCCTCCAGTCCATCGCCGAGGTTGGAGCGGTGACGGCAGCGAAGCACTAGGGACTATAGTCAATATTTGCTTGACGGTGAGCGGCCACCAAGCATTGTCTCATGCATGTTTGATTTGTGGGCACCGAAGCATTCGCAGCTGCGCGAGAAAACGTTCGAACGGCTCTTCCTTGCTGAGCTATCAAAGACGCTTCTGCTGGAACGACGGATCGCATTCGAAGTGCTTCGTTCGGAGTTCGATGCAAGCGGCTATGATGTGGTCGTCACCGCAGGCCCCATTATGCGACATATCCAGCTGAAGGTTACACGGGTTGGCGGCAAACGGCGCCATGTCGATATCCACACCGAACTTTCGGATCGACCAGGCGGTTGCGTCATCTGGATGATGGCCAACCCCGAGACCTTAGGGATCGGCCCATTTTACTGGCTGGGAGGCGAACCCGGTGCTCCCCTCATAGTACCGGATGGCAAGATCACGAGGCATAGCAAAGCCAACGCGAGCGGGGTCAAGGCAGAGCGGCAGGCACTGCGTAATGTGTCGAAACGCCATTTCCACCGCTATGACGGAATTGGCGACGTAGCCGATGCGCTCTTCGGTCCATTGCAGGTTGCGGGCGCCTAGAATTTGTCTTTTCCATAGCTCGCTTCGCGATAGCGAGCCTGCTGCAGCGCCGCCGCAGCGCTCCATTCATTGATCGGCATCGTCCCCGGCACGACAAGCACGCCGCCGCCACGCTGGCACTGCTTCGCGTCCTTCTTCTCCATCATGCCGACCAAAATACGCAATGTCGCCGTATCGCCCTTGATGGCGCGCGCGAAAGCCGCCTCGTAGAGGAGCTCCTTCCGTGTCATTTTCCGTCCATTGATCTCGACAATCTGCTCGCCGATCTCGATGACAATGTCGGCATCGCTACGCTCATCCTTCGCCTTCGCCTTGCGCGGGCGGCCCGTCGGATTGCCCGACCGACCCGGACGGAACCGGTTCTTCCTGGGCGGCCGGCGATATCCGACCTTTTCGT
Coding sequences within:
- a CDS encoding TIR domain-containing protein, producing the protein MAYRNKTYIAFDGDEDMHYYRLMTAWAANEKFDFEFHNAHDVNSARDSSKEESIKRQLRERFANSKAFVLLIGEKTHALKKFVEWEIETAIRLELPIVAVNLNGSRSRDAFCPPALYDALAIYVPFNEKIISYALEHWPTSAATHRKNGDAGPYYYKDHVYQGLGIK
- a CDS encoding AAA family ATPase — translated: MKLSTAYARFYKSFNFDQVRKLNAKEKLPWDEFRGQNFPYIRVPLDPKITTIVGANESGKSHLLDAIKKAITGKDIKDRDHCRYSPFFGVAQGQRCPPHVGVGWDKLSDDEAKEIAAIVGASFDRFDRFLMFREEPDILKLWLPHGKEWESFDLGASAQDRLAAILPQPFEIKPDVAIPNAIPFAYILDGSAASLADVSRNAARQLLDSVPVLRRLAADPSQITANAQSLNELLQPALQKSVDALTENELASLDLGRRLLIELGKIDPDRLKDLARAVDESDDGYASGLLRKANEQLDRQLNLQRYWVQDRDFGLRVVIRHRELAFTITDRTGSEYMFSERSSGLRYFLSYLIQAQVDRPVASRETILLMDEPDTFLSAEAQQDLMRVFRDLADPVKDREPIQVIYVTHSPFLLDKNHGERIRVLEKGTISDGTRVVPTATQNHYEPLRSAFGAFVGETAFVGAVNVLVEGPSDQIILAAAATAIRKLSPLIEEDSLDLNRIVIVPSGSAGEVPHTLFRIRGQGADKPPTVILLDADAKGLEVKKLLLTDAMLKNNISSELVLDLASVGGGIDGWPAVLEIEDVVPAGLAHAAVASYVEEVMKFREGVRPEFSLAAIQAAIGKGGPLIDAINGVVAKSGGKIEKVGFAQAIARILEHEAPASLAGDLTLFLDRMRILFRAVNKARHQAEREAGTRRLDTLVEQRARLFKMDHPTHARREECRILLDEIEANLNLSVEADAIRNDILTLRGRFELDREPADPVEPYQDFLDGLAALKHAYRRRAGQPEAVDAPARKASEATKVMRPTKKPGPRKAKPASSKD
- a CDS encoding autorepressor SdpR family transcription factor; its protein translation is MSSVFKALSDPTRRRVLQLLRAGPMSAGELSDQFDVSKPTMSAHFLVLKEADLIHAEKAGKSIIYHLKLSVLEEALLGFVHSFGLGADAPAPSPLATKETLG
- a CDS encoding SdpI family protein, which translates into the protein MNSEIKVSLAWAGAIIGLSLGATALLTLGYIGDDTATRVIGINGLMVAWYGNRMPKALAPNSVARRIQRVGGWSFVLSGIVYAGLWIFAPIDLAVFVGCGAVLAGMAVTFAYGAALRKKARTT
- a CDS encoding helix-turn-helix transcriptional regulator → MDWRKIVGANLRRLRLERKLTQEQLAHDSELDLTYVGGIERAVKNPSVMVLGRLAKSLEVHPREFFEDI
- a CDS encoding DUF5681 domain-containing protein; amino-acid sequence: MNDDEKVGYRRPPRKNRFRPGRSGNPTGRPRKAKAKDERSDADIVIEIGEQIVEINGRKMTRKELLYEAAFARAIKGDTATLRILVGMMEKKDAKQCQRGGGVLVVPGTMPINEWSAAAALQQARYREASYGKDKF